Genomic window (Brevibacterium paucivorans):
TCGGTTGAGCGTACCTTGGAAACTACCTCGGCCGAGGTGTCCGCAGGGTTGGTCTGCGAAGGGGCCTGTGAAGGAGGATCGTCCAGTGCATGTTCGTCCTCGTCTGGCTCCTCCACGATGACGGGAATCTGGCCAGTTGCCGGGTCGATATCTTCGATGCGCACACGCTCGCGCTTCATCTGCGCGTTTTCACCCAGCTTGACGAAGACGACTCCAGCCAAAACGACAACCCCACCGCACAGTTGCACATACGTAGGGAGGTCGCCCAGCATCCACCACGACGCCAGAACCGATGCCGGAACTTCCAACAGGTTTAAGAAGCTTCCCACTGTGGCACCGATGAGTTGCAGACCGATCACACCAGTCACATACGCAAAGATCGTCACCAGGACAATCGCGACAACGGCGGCCCACCACGGGATCGTGAAGTGCGCGACCGTCACCGGCTCATACGAAATTTTGAACGGCACCAGCCCCACCGCGCAGACCAACGCGACGACAGTCGCGCCCACCCCCATTCCAAACGCCAGGAGGGGGACTGTAGATACACCCATATCGGAACGCGCAGACATGACAAAGAACGTTGCCAAGCACCCTGCTGCAGCCATCGCATACAGGACACCCAGCATGTCCAACGTGGCACCTCGGGGGTCCAAAACAATGACCACACCGGCCATGGCCACCACCATTCCCACCAACGTGGCAACGGCAGGGTTCACGCGCGTGCGGATCCACAAGAAGAGCACGATCAAGATGGGTGCCGTCATTTCCAGCAGCAGAGCGATGGACGGTTTGAGCCGTTCGACTGCCAAGAAGAACAGCAGCTGAACACCAGCCATGGTCACAACACCGTAAGTGATGACACGGACGTAGTTGCCTTTGAGGCTTTCCCACTTTCCGCGCATCGCCCACAAGGCAGGGACCATGAGGAGGGCCGCGCAGCCGGTCAGGCGCGCAAACGTCACGCCACCGGCCGACCAATCCGACGCATACATCGTCTTAGCAATTGGAGCGGCTAAAGCAAAAGCCACAACGGAAATTAAAGTGAGAACAAAACCCCACAGCGTTGGTCGTGTCGTCATCGCGTACCCCCTCACGTATCAAACAGATAGTCACATCAAGCGATATTGGAGCAGACCGCTATTTATACGGTCAAGAGTGTCTCGCAACAGCGTTGAGACAAGTGTGATGAATCGCACATTCACATGCAGGTTAAATCCAGGAAACGTCCAGAATCAAGGCGCACACTGGAATCATGACTACTCAGCACGACAACACCGACGTCGAAGCTACCCTGCTCGTCGTTGACGACGAACCAAACATTCGCGAACTTCTTTCCACCAGCCTGCGCTTTGCAGGCTTTGATGTTGTCTCAGCCGCCAACGGCGCCGACGCCTTGCGCCTGGCCGAGCAGAACGACCCGGACCTTTTGGTCCTCGACGTCATGCTCCCCGACATGGACGGGTTCACCGTCACACGTCGTCTGCGTCAAGCAGGCAAGCACATGCCCGTGGTGTTCCTGACCGCTCGCGACGACACCTCAGACAAGATCACTGGCCTCACAGTTGGTGGCGATGACTACGTCACCAAACCTTTCAGCCTCGAAGAGGTCGTTGCCCGTATTCGTGCTGTTCTTCGCCGCACGCACGCACTCGACGAAGAAGACGACGCTGTTCTCAACGCTGGAGACCTCGAACTCGACGACGACACGCACGAAGTACGTCGCGCAGGCATCTACATCGACCTCTCCCCCACCGAATTCAAGCTGTTGCGTTACCTCATGCTCAACGCCAACCGCGTACTGTCCAAGTCACAGATCCTGGATCACGTGTGGGAATACGACTTCGGCGGAGACACCGGTATCGTCGAGTCCTACATTTCGTACCTGCGTCGCAAAATCGACGTTGCTCCAGACACGGACGAAGCTGGCAACCCCATTGAGATGGAATGGACCCCCATGATCCAAACCAAGCGCGGGGTCGGCTACATGCTTCGGACACCCGAATCTAAGTAAACGTGGTTCCGTCTCTCACGGCACGCCACAGCAACTCGGGCAAAGCGCCTCTCTGGGACAGTTGGTCTCTCACCACCAAACTGCTCACCATCATGATGACCCTCATGACTCTGGTTCTGACCGGAACCGGGGCGTGGACCCTAGAAAACCTGCGCGCCAGCCTGATTGAACGCACAGACGAGAGGCTCGTCAACGCCTCGCAGGCACTCGCTATTCAAGCGGCTGAACAGGTGTTGACGCCCTCTCCCATTAAGCCTCGGTCAGAAACGAGCGAATCCGTTCGCAAACTTTTGCCCGGTAGCTACTATGTGCAGTTCTTTACCCAAGGCGGCCAGGAAATCGGCTCGCCTCTGGCACCTTCTGAAACCAATGTGCCAATCTTGCCCACCATCGATGAGCAAAAAGTCAGCGATATGCAGGGGCAGCCGTTTAGCGTGCCGGGCACCAAGTCGCAGTGGCGAGTCCTAGCTCTGCATGTCCAGGACTCCGACATTGTGGTCGCAATTGGCGTGCCGTTCGACCGCGATATTGACGGCATTAGCGAATACACCCAGAACACGATTGTGGGTATCGGAATGCTGGCGCTGGCGATCGTGGCGGGCGTGGGTTATTTCGCCATCACCAACACGTTCCGTCCCCTGAAAGAGATTGAAGAAACGGCCTCTCGGATCGCTGACGGGGATCTCTCGCAACGTGTTCCTGAGTACCCTCGCAACACCGAGGTGGGGCGCCTTTCCGCTGCCCTGAACACCATGCTGGGGCACATTGAGGATTCGTTCGACAGTCGACGTCGAAGCGAAAACCGGATTCGTCAGTTCGTGTCAGATGCCTCCCACGAACTGCGAACCCCGCTCGTCACCATTCGCGGGTACGCGGAACTGTACCGGCAAGGCGCAGTTAAGGACCCCGAAATGGTTGGCCAGGCAATGAGCCGAATCGAAGCCGAAGCCAAACGCATGGGAGTCCTCGTTGAAGACTTGGTCACTTTGGCCCGCCTCGACGAAAGGCGACAGGTCGAGACCGGTTGGATCGACCTCGGCGCCGTTGTCCGCGACGCGGCTGCCGACGCAGCCGCACAAGCACCCGACCGCGACATCAGCTTCATCGCCCTAGACGGCACTGACGCTAAACCCGTTCCAAAAATCTACGGAGCAGAATCTAAGATTCGTCAGGTCATCGTGAACCTCGCAGGCAACGCGGTCCGCCACACGCCAGCAGGCACCGCAATCGAGTTTGCCGTGGGCACTGTGGGTGTCCCCGTTCGCGACACTGGCTCCGAGAACGACAGGGTTAGCAAGGATAAAACCGGCAAGGACAGAGCTGGCAAAGACAAAACCGGCAAAGATAAAGGTGGGAAGGACAAACCTACCCAGCTCGCCCGCACAAAGTCGCTCACCAGCCGCATTCTCAAACGCGAACCTCTCACCGAACAGTCCAACCACGCAATTACCCCTGACGTCAACACCATGGGCGTACAGGTGTCGGACAGTTACAAGGGCTTCCCCGCAGGCCGGGTTAGGTTTGAGGTCCGCGACCACGGTGACGGAATCGACCCCGAGGACGTCCCACGCATTTTTGAACGCTTCTACCGCCTCGACGCGTCGCGAACACGTGACACGGGAGGCTCCGGCCTAGGGCTCTCGATTGTCAAAGCAATTGTCGAGTCGCACCACGGAAAAATTTCCGTACAGCCCACACCAGGAGGTGGCGCAACGTTCCGCGTCGACCTGCCTATCCCGCCGGAAGAACCCAGAAAGGAACAACAGTGAGTAACAACCCGTTCGGTCCAGGGTCAGGCCCTGACGATCAATCGTTCCCTCGCACGTTTCCACCGGCAGAACAACAACCACAGCAACCCGCCCAACCCCAGCAGCCCATGGCACCTCAGCAGAGTTCGGGATACGGGAACAACGGTTACCAAAACTCATTTGGCTCAGCTCCCGCACCCGACCACACGCCAACGGCCGTGACACCCCAACCTGGGGCCGCCTCGACACCCAAAGAACGCAAGGGGCCATCATGGGGCGGCGTCATTGCGATCGCAACGGTCGCGGCCCTTCTTGCCGGCGGAATAGGAGCCGGCGCCACCTACGCCCTGCAGTCACTACAGAACTCCACTTCTGCACAAGAGACCTCGACTGCAGACGAGAAGATCAAGACCGCTGACGTTCCCGACTGGGCCTCCATCGCCTCCGACGCAGCCAAGAGCGTGGTCGCCATCCAGGTGGGGCGCGACGGAAAAGTAGGCGAACTTGGGTCCGGGTTCGTGTACAAGAACAAAGACAGCGACAGCCTGTTTATCGTCACCAACAACCACGTGGTTGCAAGCGGAGACTCCGCCGGTGGCGAGGTCAAAGCTGTCTTCCGAAGTGGCGCCACCGTGGCTGCGGAAATTGTTGGCCGCGACCCGGAAACTGACGTCGCCGTTTTGAAAATGAAGGATGTCCCCCGAGGTGTCGACGCGCTTCCTGTGGGCAACTCGGATGCTCTCAAAGTGGGCGAGCCTGTCATGGCATTGGGTAACCCACTGGGATTGGCCGACACCGTGACAACAGGAATCGTTTCCGCACTCAACCGCCCCGTAGCCACGGCAAACCCAGGCAAGAGCGACCAGCCGGAGGTCGCTACGATCACTAACGCGATCCAAACCGACGCGGCAATCAACCCCGGTAACTCCGGTGGCCCGCTGGTGAACGGGGCCGGGAAAGTGATTGGGGTCAACAGCTCTGCGGCCGCGCTACCAGGCACTGCCGAGAGCGGTCAAGCTGGTTCGATCGGTATCGGGTTCGCCATTCCGATTGCGCAGGCGACATGGATTGCCGACCAGCTCATTGATACTGGGCAGGCAAGGCACGCGTATCTGGGCGTGAAAATCGTCTCTGGAGACGTCTCCAGAAGTGGTGTGACGGTCGGTTCAGCTGTCGTTGACGATGTGGAAAACGGTTCGCCAGCTGAGCAAGGTGGCCTCAACAAGGGCGATCACATCGTGGCGTTTAACGACACCCCCGTGAATGGAGCTGTGAGCCTCCAAGCTCTCACGCGTTCAAAGAAGGAGGGTGACACGGTCAAACTCACAGTCGTCCGAGGTGGTCAACCCACTGATCTGAACGTCACCCTGGCCGCCAAATAGGTGGAGGAACTCTGTGGATGACGGTAGCCACTGCGTGGCTTCCGTCCTGTGGACGTGGGACAGTTTTCCACAAGCGCTGTTTTGCCTGTTTCATTTGCGCCCGTAGGCATGCACTGTGAGAACACATCAACTCAAACGATGTGATATCTCCAGAAAGGAACGCAATGTCTTACTTCGAAGTCGATTCAGAGCGCGTCATCTCCGCGGCCGGCATGGCCAACAAGAGCGTCGAAACTCTCAGTACAGAAACTGACGCGTTGATGTCCCAGCTAAACTCCCTTGCCGACAGCTGGAAAGGTGGCGCAGCGCAGAACTTCCAAACGGTTGCAAACGAATGGGAAGGCGTCCAGCGGCGCGTTCACGAATCTCTTGGAAAGATCCGCGACGCATTGCAGACAGCAGGAACCCAGTACTCCGATGTTGAGAACGCCAACATGAGAATGTTCAGCGCGTAGCCCGCACATGTCCGCGAGTGGCATGTCTCTGTGGTCGTCTCACTAAAGAAATTCACAGCGGAACACAGTAATGTTAGGTGTGGACGTATCGACCAAATTAACGGTCAAGTAGGTGACCAAGGAGACATCCGCTCATGAGCATCTTTAAGCGCATCGCCATGCTTTTCGGCGCAAAAGCCAACAAGGCTTTGGACAAGGCCGAAAACCCCAACGAAACCCTCGACTACTCGTACCAAAAACAGCTCGAACTGCTTCAGAAGGTTCGTCGCGGTGTAGCTGATGTGGCGACAAGCCGTAAACGTTTGGAACTCCAGATTGGCCAGCTCGAACAGCAGCAGGACAAACTGCAGGGTCAGGCGCAGAAGGCAATGGAAATGGGTCGTGAAGACCTTGCTCGTGAAGCTTTGACGCGCAAGTCGGGCCTTAACCAGCAAATCGCAGACCTGCAGGCTCAGCACCAGAACCTGCAGGCTGAAGAACAGAAGCTCGTCAACGCGTCGCAGCGTCTGCAGAGCAAGGTTGAGTCCTTCCGCACTCGCAAAGAAACCATCAAGGCGAACTACAACGCTGCCGAGGCTCAAAGCAAGATCGGTGAGGCGTTCAGTGGCATCTCCGAAGAGTTCGGCGATGTGGGACTGGCAGTTCAGCGCGCCGAAGACAAGACTGCTGCCTTGCAGGCTCGTGCTGGAGCCGTTGACGAACTGATCGCCAGTGGTGCTCTCGAAGACGTCTCCGCAGGGCCCAACGACGACATCGACCGCCAGCTCGCTCAGTTGTCGAGCGACTCCGATGTTGAAACTGAGCTCGCTCGCATGCGTGACTCACTGCCCGCTTCCAACAACGCGTCACGCCCACAGTTGGAAGAAGCACAGGACGCACAGGTCGAGGGAGAACAGAAGTGATCATTCGTGTAATGGGCGAAGGCCAGTTCAATGTGGCCGACGTCGATGAAGACCAGCTTCAAACGTATGACAACGAAGTAGAGAAAGCAGTCGCCGACAAGGACCTCGAACACGTCCAGGATGCACTTACACGCCTGCGTGACTTCGTTCTGGAACACGCCACACCAGTAGACGAAGACTACCTAGGCCCGTCAGATATCGTGATTCCTTTCGCTGACTCAAACCTTGAAGAGATCGATGAACTGCTGACTGGCGAAGGGTTCATCCCAGACCTCTCATAAAACCACATAAAAGGAGGCTCCCGTGTCTGCGCGTGGGCGCTTTGTCAAAGACCATGGCCTGAACTTCCGAATGAGCATGGCCCTGTTCCTCAACGGGCTGATTTACGTCATTCTGATTTTGGGTATCTGGTTCGTGCTGGGGCGTAGCCCAGCAGGTGTTGCAATCGCCCTCGTGATTAGCGTGGGAGCCTTCTTTTTCCAGTGGTACTTCTCCGACTCTCTCGCGCTCCGCGCTATGCGCGCACGGGTGGTCTCCGAGCAGGAAGCACCGGAGCTTCACGCAATCGTCGACCGCTTGTGCCAACTTGCAGACTCCCCCAAACCACGTGTGGCATATTCGACTTCACCTGTACCAAACGCCTTCGCGACAGGACGTTCCCCGCAGCGTTCCGTGGTCTGTGTGACGCAAGGGTTACTGCAAACACTTGAACCCAAAGAAGTCGAAGTTGTCCTCGCCCACGAACTCTCCCACGTTGCGCACCGAGACGTCACAGTCATGACAGTCGCAGGTGTTTCCGGTGTCGTTGCGGGGCTCATGGTTCGCATGGGCTACTACTCGCGCTACCGCGGTTCAAGCAATAACAACAACGGCGCCTTAATCCTCCTTGGACTCATGGCGGTAGGTGCCATCGTATACGTGCTCAGTTTCTTCTTGATTCGCGTTCTTTCCCGCTATCGTGAGCTCGCAGCCGACCGCGCGGCCGCTCTTCTCACCGGCGCCCCGTCGACTCTCGCCTCGGCCCTGACAAAACTCAGCGGACAAATGACCAACGTTCCCACGCAAGACCTGCGTGCGCAGGGGGCCGCAAACCACTTGGCATTCCTGCCCGCGGTCAACGGAAAGTCAGTCAAACAACTGTTCTCAACCCACCCGTCGCTGGAAAAGCGCCTCGAACAGTTGAGCAAGATTTCGACGCAACTGTCGCGTCCGCAGTAGACCTGACACACGCTCAATGGCAACGACAACGAAGGCACGGTATGGGATTCTTTGACGCGCTCATGGGCCGTAGCAAGCCCAAGAAACCAAAACTCGACAACCTTTTTGCAGTTCCCGGAGCAACCCTCACGCTCGAGGTGGCAACTGATTTCACGCCCACGGGAGTCGCTGCGGTTGCCTTCCGCGCCATGGAGGGTGCCGCGATTGCTCAAGCCGAACGCGAAAGTGTCGACCTCATCAAGATGGACGACGCCACCAGTGTTCGACAAGAATCCGACGAGTTCGGATACACGTGGCAGGTGATCCGCGACCAAGACAAAGACATGTCACGGCTCATGACAAACGTACACGCGATTAACTCGGCGCTCGAAAACCAGGGCTTCGGGCCCATGCTCTTGTGCTCTGCCACGTACTTCCGTGACTCAAAAGGGCAAAATGCCGCCATCGTGTACCTGTATAAGCGCGGGACCTTCTACCCGTTCGTTCAAACGGGGAAGAACACACGCGACACGTCAGTGGAGTTCAACCTCAAAGCCGCTATCGGCGCCGACCTCCCCATGGAAGATGACACGTCTAAGTGGTCACCCCTGTGGGATGCCCCCGGCATGACGGACCGTTAGCCGCGACCTGAAATTTCGAACTCAACCCCAGCGACACTCACCACATCGCCGATCCGCAGGGTGGCACCTCGGCGGGTATCTACCTGGCCATTCACGGTCACTTCCCCACCCTGGATCATCTCTTTAGCCATGAAGCCGTCTTCGGCTACACCGTGAAGTTTAAGGGCTTGGCCAAGCTTGATTGTTTCGTCGCGAATCTCGAGTTTTTCCATCAGAAGTCGAACCCACCAAAGTCTCCGCCACCGAAGTCTCCTCCGCCGCCAAAGTCGCCTCCGGCGTCTGCGCCACCGGCGTCCCCGTTCATAGCGTCGTGGTATCCGTCCGCGTACAAGCCGTCAAAATTGTGCGCGCCACCAAACATCATGGCTCCCATTAGCATGCCCGGAAGCAATCCAGAACCAGCGTAAGAATTGAAGTACCCCCGGTTATACGCGGCGTACGAAGGTCCGGCCTCCCAGTAGTTCCGGCGCGTGTAGCCGTCCGCTGTGGTGACCTTGCGGGCGGCGGGTTCGGCACCCACGGCAACACGTTCCGCATCCGCTGCGCACACCGGAATCGGCCGAGGTTGCCCTCCCACGGGCGCCCAATCGACGTTTTCGACGCTGGGGCCGTGTTGCGGGTTGAAAAAGCACGGCGGGGTTCGAGTGGGTAGGGGCTTCCCGTCAACGCGAGCCCGGACACAACTGGCCGCATACCGGCCGTCCTCCAGCGCCTCCGTGACATGTTTAATGGCTTCCGGGTCTTTGACCCGCTCCAAGGTTTCCTTTGCCGTTTCATACGCATTCAGAGCACGCTGGTAGTCCTGACGACCACCTTCGTTCAGCTCAACACCTGCAGTAATGGTGTCCAAGTACGCGACTTCCTCGCCAAACTCAGTCACATCTTCGTGAGCGGTTTTCTTCACTGCTTCCAAGGCTGCCTGCGCACGAGCGTGTTCCTGTTGTTTATTTGATCGGTGAATCATAAACGCGCCCACGAACGTCACCGCGAGCAAAACAAGAAACACGTAAAGCATTCAAACCCTTTCAGGGGATGAGACCTTAATTGAGTGTCACTATTATCGCGAATCACTCTGAGCACAAGCTGAGTTCTACCAGGTGTTTCACCACTATTTGAGCGGGTAAGAGGTATGCGAGCGACGCCTTTGCCCGCGCGTACTTTCTAACTTGTGAGTTCAGCACAGCCCTTGATGATGGTGAGAACACCACCCAGCATTGCTAAAGACAACATGACCACACGGGAAAACTGCACCGGAACCTTACGCGAACCGAAATCACCGACCACCTGGCCAACTAACAACGCGGCAACCACGGCGAGCCACACCTCGGGAGCCAACTGCGGCCACGCCGACTCCTCCAAAACCATTTTGCTCGCAACCGACGCCATCCCAACCGTGATGAAGACCGGCTGGATGGACGCAGCAAAAGCGATCTGTTGCCACCGTGTAAGCACGGCGTAGGAACTCAAGAACGGCCCGCCCATGCCGGCCGACGCGTTCATCACACCCGCACCGGCACCAAACAGGAAGGCGTTTCGCGAACAAAACTTGATGGGGTCGAAGATTCGGCTCAGATACAGCGACGTCGCAAGTGAGCCCACAATCAACACACCGATGAACACGTGGAGCCAGGAGCTGGGCATACTGTTTGCGAGCAAGGCACCCGGGAACGTACCAGCAAGAGCGCCCGCTATGAGCACACCTGACTGCCTCCAGTGGACATTTCGCCACGTTCGAGCGAACACAATGACGGACGACAACGCGCCCAAGATATTCACCAGCACAACGCCCGGAATTGGGGCAAGAACGAGAACAATGAATGGCCCCGAGACCAACGCAAACCCCATGCCTGCCATCCGCTGTAAGAGCGCGCCCACAAAGGCGGTGCTACAGATCACAAAAATGGCAAGAGTCATTCGCCCACTGTAACCCAATGTGGCCCTCTACCGAGCGGTAGAGGGCCACATCTGAGACGAGCGGTTACGGACTAGAAGTCCATGCCACCCATACCACCAGTTGGGTCAGCAGGAGCCGCAGGTGCAGGCTCAGGCTTGTCAGCCACAACTGCTTCGGTGGTGAGGAACAGACCTGCAATCGATGCAGCGTTCTGCAGTGCTGAACGCGTCACCTTAACAGGGTCGTTAATTCCTTCAGCAAGCAGGTCGACGTATTCGCCGGTTGCTGCGTTCAGACCGTGGCCGTCTTCCAGACCGCGGACCTTTTCAGCTACGACGCCAGGCTCCAGACCTGCGTTCGTTGCGATCTGCTTGAGAGGCGCGTCGATCGCGACCTTCACAATGTTGGCACCGGTTGCTTCGTCACCTTCAAGCGAGAGGGTGTCGAATGCCTTCTTGCCTGCCTGGATCAGAGCAACACCACCACCGGCGACGATACCTTCGTCAACGGCTGCCTTAGCGTTGCGGACAGCGTCCTCAATACGGTGCTTACGTTCCTTGAGCTCAACCTCGGTAGCAGCACCAGCCTTGATGACTGCGACACCACCAGCGAGCTTCGCCAGACGCTCCTGGAGCTTCTCGCGGTCGTAGTCGGAGTCGGAGTTTTCGATCTCCTGGCGGATCTGAGCTACGCGACCCGCAATCTCGTCGGAGTCTCCAGCACCTTCCACGATCGTGGTTTCGTCCTTGGTGACAACAACCTTGCGTGCGGTACCCAGAAGGTCCAGGGTCGCGTTCTCGAGCTTGAGACCAACTTCTTCCGCGATGACCTGACCACCGGTGAGGATCGCGATGTCAGCCAGCTGAGCCTTACGGCGGTCACCAAAGCCAGGAGCCTTAACAGCAACCGACTTGAAGGTTCCGCGGATCTTGTTGACAACCAGAACTGCGAGTGCTTCACCTTCAACGTCTTCTGCGATGATCAGAAGAGGCTTACCGGACTGCTGGATCTTCTCCAGAACCGGCAGAAGGTCCTTCACGTTCGAGATCTTGGAGTTGACGATCAGGATGTATGGGTCTTCGAGAACCGTTTCCTGACGCTCGGCGTCGGTGACGAAGTATCCGGAGATGTAGCCCTTGTCGAAGCGCATACCTTCAGTGAGCTCAAGCTCAAGACCAAAGGTGTTGGATTCTTCAACGGTGACAACGCCTTCTTTACCGACCTTGTCGATAGCTTCGGCGATCAGTTCACCAATTGCAGGGTCACCAGCCGAAATACCAGCGGTAGCAGCGATCTGCTCCTTGGTTTCGACGTCCTTAGCGGTTTCGAGAAGAACCTTGGTGACTGCTTCGACAGCCTTTTCGATTCCGCGCTTGAGGCTCAGTGGGTCAGCACCGGCCGCGACGTTACGCAGACCTTCACGCACCAGAGCCTGAGCGAGAACCGTAGCGGTAGTCGTACCGTCACCAGCGATGTCGTCAGTCTTCTTCGCTACTTCCTTAACCAGCTCGGCGCCGATCTTTTCGTAAGCGTCTTCGAGCTCGATTTCCTTAGCAATGGAGACACCGTCGTTGGTAATCGTCGGTGCGCCCCACTTCTTTTCCAGCACAACGTTGCGACCGCGGGGTCCCAGCGTCACCTTGACTGCATCAGCCAGGGTGTTCAAACCAGTCTCGAGGCCACGACGAGCTTCTTCGTCAAATGCAATGAGCTTTGCCATAGTGGCGAGCATCCTCCCTGTGCGGGTGGCTTATGTTCACGTCATACAGAGCCCGCGACGGCGGGGTTTATCTAACCGATTCCCTTCTTCGGTTTAACAAACCCTCATCTGCACTCAGTGCTTGCCACGTCTAGATTTAGCACTCTCCACCATCGAGTGCAAATGCAGAACGCCTGAGGCGCCCGAAAGTCTATGAAAATCGCGTTTAGAGGGGCGTAACAGCTTCAGCCTGCGGGCCCTTGTCGCCCTGTCCTACGTTGAACTCAACCTGCTGGCCTTCTTGCAGTGAACGATATCCATCCATCTGGATCTCCGAGTAGTGCACGAAGATGTCTTGGTCGCTGTCGTCAACGGTGATAAACCCGTAGCCCTTTTCAGCGTTGAACCACTTGACCGTTCCCTGCGTCATTGTCATCTCCAACTGTGTATTGCTTCGTTGCGTACGTGTAGCACTCCCGATACTACAGAGGTTTAACCAATGTTTTTG
Coding sequences:
- a CDS encoding PspA/IM30 family protein produces the protein MSIFKRIAMLFGAKANKALDKAENPNETLDYSYQKQLELLQKVRRGVADVATSRKRLELQIGQLEQQQDKLQGQAQKAMEMGREDLAREALTRKSGLNQQIADLQAQHQNLQAEEQKLVNASQRLQSKVESFRTRKETIKANYNAAEAQSKIGEAFSGISEEFGDVGLAVQRAEDKTAALQARAGAVDELIASGALEDVSAGPNDDIDRQLAQLSSDSDVETELARMRDSLPASNNASRPQLEEAQDAQVEGEQK
- a CDS encoding EamA family transporter, which gives rise to MTTRPTLWGFVLTLISVVAFALAAPIAKTMYASDWSAGGVTFARLTGCAALLMVPALWAMRGKWESLKGNYVRVITYGVVTMAGVQLLFFLAVERLKPSIALLLEMTAPILIVLFLWIRTRVNPAVATLVGMVVAMAGVVIVLDPRGATLDMLGVLYAMAAAGCLATFFVMSARSDMGVSTVPLLAFGMGVGATVVALVCAVGLVPFKISYEPVTVAHFTIPWWAAVVAIVLVTIFAYVTGVIGLQLIGATVGSFLNLLEVPASVLASWWMLGDLPTYVQLCGGVVVLAGVVFVKLGENAQMKRERVRIEDIDPATGQIPVIVEEPDEDEHALDDPPSQAPSQTNPADTSAEVVSKVRSTER
- a CDS encoding WXG100 family type VII secretion target, with protein sequence MSYFEVDSERVISAAGMANKSVETLSTETDALMSQLNSLADSWKGGAAQNFQTVANEWEGVQRRVHESLGKIRDALQTAGTQYSDVENANMRMFSA
- the pspAA gene encoding PspA-associated protein PspAA is translated as MIIRVMGEGQFNVADVDEDQLQTYDNEVEKAVADKDLEHVQDALTRLRDFVLEHATPVDEDYLGPSDIVIPFADSNLEEIDELLTGEGFIPDLS
- a CDS encoding trypsin-like peptidase domain-containing protein; this encodes MSNNPFGPGSGPDDQSFPRTFPPAEQQPQQPAQPQQPMAPQQSSGYGNNGYQNSFGSAPAPDHTPTAVTPQPGAASTPKERKGPSWGGVIAIATVAALLAGGIGAGATYALQSLQNSTSAQETSTADEKIKTADVPDWASIASDAAKSVVAIQVGRDGKVGELGSGFVYKNKDSDSLFIVTNNHVVASGDSAGGEVKAVFRSGATVAAEIVGRDPETDVAVLKMKDVPRGVDALPVGNSDALKVGEPVMALGNPLGLADTVTTGIVSALNRPVATANPGKSDQPEVATITNAIQTDAAINPGNSGGPLVNGAGKVIGVNSSAAALPGTAESGQAGSIGIGFAIPIAQATWIADQLIDTGQARHAYLGVKIVSGDVSRSGVTVGSAVVDDVENGSPAEQGGLNKGDHIVAFNDTPVNGAVSLQALTRSKKEGDTVKLTVVRGGQPTDLNVTLAAK
- the htpX gene encoding zinc metalloprotease HtpX; this encodes MSARGRFVKDHGLNFRMSMALFLNGLIYVILILGIWFVLGRSPAGVAIALVISVGAFFFQWYFSDSLALRAMRARVVSEQEAPELHAIVDRLCQLADSPKPRVAYSTSPVPNAFATGRSPQRSVVCVTQGLLQTLEPKEVEVVLAHELSHVAHRDVTVMTVAGVSGVVAGLMVRMGYYSRYRGSSNNNNGALILLGLMAVGAIVYVLSFFLIRVLSRYRELAADRAAALLTGAPSTLASALTKLSGQMTNVPTQDLRAQGAANHLAFLPAVNGKSVKQLFSTHPSLEKRLEQLSKISTQLSRPQ
- a CDS encoding response regulator transcription factor — translated: MTTQHDNTDVEATLLVVDDEPNIRELLSTSLRFAGFDVVSAANGADALRLAEQNDPDLLVLDVMLPDMDGFTVTRRLRQAGKHMPVVFLTARDDTSDKITGLTVGGDDYVTKPFSLEEVVARIRAVLRRTHALDEEDDAVLNAGDLELDDDTHEVRRAGIYIDLSPTEFKLLRYLMLNANRVLSKSQILDHVWEYDFGGDTGIVESYISYLRRKIDVAPDTDEAGNPIEMEWTPMIQTKRGVGYMLRTPESK
- the pspAB gene encoding PspA-associated protein PspAB is translated as MGFFDALMGRSKPKKPKLDNLFAVPGATLTLEVATDFTPTGVAAVAFRAMEGAAIAQAERESVDLIKMDDATSVRQESDEFGYTWQVIRDQDKDMSRLMTNVHAINSALENQGFGPMLLCSATYFRDSKGQNAAIVYLYKRGTFYPFVQTGKNTRDTSVEFNLKAAIGADLPMEDDTSKWSPLWDAPGMTDR
- a CDS encoding RNA-binding S4 domain-containing protein: MEKLEIRDETIKLGQALKLHGVAEDGFMAKEMIQGGEVTVNGQVDTRRGATLRIGDVVSVAGVEFEISGRG
- a CDS encoding sulfite exporter TauE/SafE family protein, yielding MTLAIFVICSTAFVGALLQRMAGMGFALVSGPFIVLVLAPIPGVVLVNILGALSSVIVFARTWRNVHWRQSGVLIAGALAGTFPGALLANSMPSSWLHVFIGVLIVGSLATSLYLSRIFDPIKFCSRNAFLFGAGAGVMNASAGMGGPFLSSYAVLTRWQQIAFAASIQPVFITVGMASVASKMVLEESAWPQLAPEVWLAVVAALLVGQVVGDFGSRKVPVQFSRVVMLSLAMLGGVLTIIKGCAELTS
- a CDS encoding sensor histidine kinase — encoded protein: MTLMTLVLTGTGAWTLENLRASLIERTDERLVNASQALAIQAAEQVLTPSPIKPRSETSESVRKLLPGSYYVQFFTQGGQEIGSPLAPSETNVPILPTIDEQKVSDMQGQPFSVPGTKSQWRVLALHVQDSDIVVAIGVPFDRDIDGISEYTQNTIVGIGMLALAIVAGVGYFAITNTFRPLKEIEETASRIADGDLSQRVPEYPRNTEVGRLSAALNTMLGHIEDSFDSRRRSENRIRQFVSDASHELRTPLVTIRGYAELYRQGAVKDPEMVGQAMSRIEAEAKRMGVLVEDLVTLARLDERRQVETGWIDLGAVVRDAAADAAAQAPDRDISFIALDGTDAKPVPKIYGAESKIRQVIVNLAGNAVRHTPAGTAIEFAVGTVGVPVRDTGSENDRVSKDKTGKDRAGKDKTGKDKGGKDKPTQLARTKSLTSRILKREPLTEQSNHAITPDVNTMGVQVSDSYKGFPAGRVRFEVRDHGDGIDPEDVPRIFERFYRLDASRTRDTGGSGLGLSIVKAIVESHHGKISVQPTPGGGATFRVDLPIPPEEPRKEQQ